The proteins below come from a single Balaenoptera musculus isolate JJ_BM4_2016_0621 chromosome 1, mBalMus1.pri.v3, whole genome shotgun sequence genomic window:
- the SELENOF gene encoding selenoprotein F isoform X1: MARMAVGMDGWLLPAFGLRLLLATVLQMVSAFGAEFSSESCRELGFSSNLLCSSCDLLGQFNLLQLDPDCRGCCQEEAQFETKKLYAGAILEVCGUKLGRFPQVQAFVRSDKPRLFRGLQIKYVRGSDPVLKLLDDNGNIAEELSILKWNTDSVEEFLSEKLERI; encoded by the exons ATGGCACGTATGGCGGTCGGGATGGATGGGTGGCTTTTGCCGGCTTTTGGGCTGCGGCTGCTGCTGGCGACTGTGCTTCAAATG gtCTCTGCGTTCGGGGCAGAGTTTTCATCAGAGTCTTGCAGAGAGTTAGGCTTCTCCAGCAACTTGCTCTGCAGCTCCTGTGATCTTCTTGGACAGTTCAACCTTCTTCAACTGGATCCTGACTGTAGAGGATGCTGTCAGGAAGAAGCACAATTTGAAACCAAAAAG CTGTATGCAGGAGCTATTCTTGAAGTCTGTGGATGAAAATTGGGGAGGTTCCCTCAAGTCCAAG ctttcGTCAGGAGTGATAAACCCAGACTATTCAGAGGACTACAAATCAAG tatgttcGCGGTTCAGACCCTGTGCTAAAGCTTTTGGACGACAATGGGAACATTGCTGAAGAACTAAGCATCCTCAAATGGAACACAGACAGTGTAGAAGAATTCCTGAGTGAAAAGTTGGAACGCATATAA
- the SELENOF gene encoding selenoprotein F isoform X2, with protein MARMAVGMDGWLLPAFGLRLLLATVLQMVSAFGAEFSSESCRELGFSSNLLCSSCDLLGQFNLLQLDPDCRGCCQEEAQFETKKLYAGAILEVCGUKLGRFPQVQVCSRFRPCAKAFGRQWEHC; from the exons ATGGCACGTATGGCGGTCGGGATGGATGGGTGGCTTTTGCCGGCTTTTGGGCTGCGGCTGCTGCTGGCGACTGTGCTTCAAATG gtCTCTGCGTTCGGGGCAGAGTTTTCATCAGAGTCTTGCAGAGAGTTAGGCTTCTCCAGCAACTTGCTCTGCAGCTCCTGTGATCTTCTTGGACAGTTCAACCTTCTTCAACTGGATCCTGACTGTAGAGGATGCTGTCAGGAAGAAGCACAATTTGAAACCAAAAAG CTGTATGCAGGAGCTATTCTTGAAGTCTGTGGATGAAAATTGGGGAGGTTCCCTCAAGTCCAAG tatgttcGCGGTTCAGACCCTGTGCTAAAGCTTTTGGACGACAATGGGAACATTGCTGA